One window of the Anguilla rostrata isolate EN2019 chromosome 13, ASM1855537v3, whole genome shotgun sequence genome contains the following:
- the LOC135237274 gene encoding inter-alpha-trypsin inhibitor heavy chain H3-like isoform X10, protein MLPHAVLLLCLLLASTSASPVRRDTESTQASPGKKKDLDIYSFHIKSAVSSRYAMTVITSRVANRANKSQEVLFHVELPKNAFISKFSMNMDGRVYDGVVKKKEEAQSQYTEAVSRGQSAGLISAVGRTLEEFQTSVTVAAHSKVTFELTYEELLKRRLGQYELLIKARPTQVVKDFKIEVRVFEQQGIAFLKTQGSLIAEGRSSALNTTVSEKEALVQFTPSLEQQCPSCGDAGLNGDLLLTYDVNRPQSKGEIQVSRGYFVHYFAPTGLPRIPKNVVFIIDQSGSMHGRKIEQTREALLKILGDIPEEDHFGLITFDNQVFPWKTDLVPATSDYLSAARTFVKGIMDRGSTDINEALLQGVQMLNRFKETHPQKDTASILILLTDGDPTSGVTNLKQIQTNVKEAIGKKYTLYCLGFGFDVNYEFLEKMALENEGVARRIYSDSDAALQLQGFYEEVATPLLLNIRLNYTGVSNLTQTQFAQYYNGSEIVVCGLVTDNDLEALTAEVKANTKDEAVVFRATLEDQKAMSEIMDLYIFEMYVQRLWAYLTVQQHLEKMLLLTGDEKSHMKEQALALALKYSFVTPLTSMVVTKPEGEQQVAHKPKEGKEGQGGSFLNQRISGGLSSPPMFVVQPGLPGPIGSHHAYLGRPLHHPGLGSRPGQKGSSGQRGLPAPPGPPAPPGLFAPQMGYLDRPDYDYGVSLMVTDDSTEDTLRAAIVMDTDGIRDTVPAPTVVSPQKFRFLLPALSSGPLTSPRPEIICFDLDVQGEPIFRLMEDRPAELVITGQVRGTGQKGFSAISLRMGQAWHMQVNTTTITLGTDQYSWTHKNSAIVDKDSVWIHHTDRLLDMRWAEVSIKILLHQEGGDYFLWPDITGSTKIFTGLIGWLQGGHVEKHTAPMSADLRIQGLVVPASRDTAVDYRILSMPTVDCWLFQYRSVLQGNLSHLMLPTL, encoded by the exons ATGCTTCCGCACGCTGTATTACTTCTCTGCCTTTTGCTGGCATCTACCTCTGCCAGTCCTGtgaggagagacacagagagcacacaggCATCTCCAGGAAAG AAAAAGGACCTTGACATCTACAGCTTCCACATCAAGTCTGCAGTCAGCAGCCGCTATGCCATGACTGTCATTACCAGCCGAGTTGCCAACCGCGCCAACAAGTCCCAGGAGGTGCTCTTCCATGTGGAGCTGCCCAAAAATGCCTTCATCAGCAAGTTTAGCAT gaataTGGATGGGCGTGTCTATGACGGGGTggtgaagaagaaggaggaggcaCAGTCACAGTACACAGAGGCTGTCTCCCGTGGTCAGAGTGCTGGGCTCATCAG TGCGGTAGGCCGGACTCTTGAGGAGTTCCAGACCTCAGTGACAGTGGCAGCCCACAGTAAAGTGACATTTGAGCTGACCTATGAGGAACTGCTAAAGCGGAGACTGGGCCAGTATGAGCTGCTTATCAAAGCCCGCCCCACTCAAGTTGTCAAAGACTTCAAG ATTGAGGTGAGAGTTTTTGAGCAGCAGGGCATCGCGTTCCTGAAAACCCAGGGCTCTCTGATCGCCGAGGGTCGGTCCAGTGCCCTGAACACCACTGTGTCAGAGAAAGAG GCATTGGTGCAGTTCACTCCCTCCCTGGAACAACAGTGCCCCAGCTGTGGGGATGCAGGACTTAATGGAGATCTGCTTCTCACCTATGATGTCAACAGGCCCCAGTCAAAGGGAGAAATACAG gTGTCTCGGGGATACTTTGTCCATTACTTTGCTCCCACTGGCCTCCCTCGCATTCCCAAAAATGTAGTGTTCATTATCGACCAGAGTGGCTCCATGCATGGCCGCAAGATAgaacag ACTCGTGAGGCACTGCTGAAGATTCTGGGAGACATACCTGAAGAGGATCATTTTGGCCTGATCACTTTTGATAATCAGGTGTTCCCCTGGAAAACTGACCTGGTCCCAGCCACCTCTGACTACCTGTCTGCTGCCCGCACCTTTGTCAAGGGCATCATGGACAGAGGCT CGACGGACATAAACGAAGCGCTGCTGCAGGGGGTGCAAATGCTGAACCGCTTCAAAGAGACCCACCCTCAAAAGGATACTGCCTCCATCCTCATACTGCTCACCGATGGAGACCCCACCTCTG GAGTGACCAACCTGAAGCAGATCCAGACCAACGTGAAGGAAGCTATCGGGAAGAAATACACACTCTACTGTCTGGGCTTCGGTTTTGACGTCAACTATGAGTTCCTGGAAAAGATGGCACTGGAGAATGAGGGTGTAGCCAGGAGAATCTACTCTGACTCAGATGCagccctgcagctgcag GGGTTCTATGAGGAAGTGGCCACACCTCTCTTGCTGAACATTCGGCTGAACTACACCGGTGTGTCCAACCTCACCCAAACCCAGTTTGCCCAGTATTACAACGGTTCCGAGATTGTGGTCTGCGGTCTGGTCACAGACAACGACTTGGAAGCACTCACAGCAGAGGTCAAGGCTAACACG AAGGATGAGGCGGTTGTATTCCGGGCCACCTTGGAGGACCAAAAGGCCATGTCTGAGATTATGGACTTATACATCTTTGAGATGTATGTCCAGAGACTGTGGGCCTATCTCACCGTGCAGCAGCACTTGGAGAAAAT GCTATTGTTGACAGGAGATGAGAAGTCTCATATGAAAGAGCAGGCCCTGGCCCTGGCTCTGAAGTACAGCTTTGTGACTCCCCTCACGTCCATGGTAGTCACCAAGCCTGAGGGTGAACAGCAGGTGGCCCACAAACCCAAGGAGGGCAAGGAGGGCCAAGGGGGATCTTTCCTCAACCAGAGAATTTCAG gcggCTTATCTTCACCTCCTATGTTCGTGGTGCAGCCAGGGTTGCCAG GCCCAATTGGATCTCACCACGCCTATCTAG GACGTCCCCTGCACCACCCAG GCCTTGGAAGTCGGCCTGGCCAAAAAG GTTCATCTGGCCAACGAG GTCTGCCTGCCCCACCAG GTCCGCCTGCCCCACCAG GTTTATTTGCACCACAGATGGGCTATCTAG ACCGCCCCGATTATGACTATGGGGTTTCAC TTATGGTTACAGATGACAGTACAGAAGATACATTACGAGCAGCAATTG TTATGGATACAGATGGCATTAGAGATACAGTACCAGCACCAACTG TTGTCAGTCCCCAAAAATTCAGgttcctcctccctgccctcagCTCTGGGCCCCTCACGTCCCCCAGGCCTGAAATAATCTGCTTTGACTTGGACGTTCAAGGGGAGCCTATCTTTCGTCTGATGGAGGACAGACCTGCAG AACTCGTCATCACGGGACAGGTGAGAGGGACGGGCCAGAAGGGGTTCAGCGCCATCTCTCTTCGCATGGGCCAGGCCTGGCACATGCAGGTCAACACCACTACCATCACACTTGGCACGGACCAATACTCCTGGACCCATAAAAACTCTGCCATTGTTGATAAGGACAG TGTATGGATCCATCACACGGACAGGCTGCTGGACATGCGTTGGGCAGAGGTGTCCATCAAAATCCTGCTCCACCAAGAGGGAGGGGATTACTTCTTGTGGCCAGACATCACTGGATCTACTAAAATTTTTACTGGGCTGATAG GATGGCTCCAAGGTGGTCATGTAGAAAAGCATACAGCCCCTATGTCAGCTGATCTCCGCATCCAAGGACTAGTGGTGCCAGCATCCAG GGACACTGCTGTGGACTATAGAATCCTCTCCATGCCCACTGTGGACTGCTGGCTGTTCCAATATCGATCAGTCCTCCAGGGGAACCTGAGTCACCTTATGCTACCCACACTTTAG
- the LOC135237274 gene encoding inter-alpha-trypsin inhibitor heavy chain H3-like isoform X13, with protein MLPHAVLLLCLLLASTSASPVRRDTESTQASPGKKKDLDIYSFHIKSAVSSRYAMTVITSRVANRANKSQEVLFHVELPKNAFISKFSMNMDGRVYDGVVKKKEEAQSQYTEAVSRGQSAGLISAVGRTLEEFQTSVTVAAHSKVTFELTYEELLKRRLGQYELLIKARPTQVVKDFKIEVRVFEQQGIAFLKTQGSLIAEGRSSALNTTVSEKEALVQFTPSLEQQCPSCGDAGLNGDLLLTYDVNRPQSKGEIQVSRGYFVHYFAPTGLPRIPKNVVFIIDQSGSMHGRKIEQTREALLKILGDIPEEDHFGLITFDNQVFPWKTDLVPATSDYLSAARTFVKGIMDRGSTDINEALLQGVQMLNRFKETHPQKDTASILILLTDGDPTSGVTNLKQIQTNVKEAIGKKYTLYCLGFGFDVNYEFLEKMALENEGVARRIYSDSDAALQLQGFYEEVATPLLLNIRLNYTGVSNLTQTQFAQYYNGSEIVVCGLVTDNDLEALTAEVKANTKDEAVVFRATLEDQKAMSEIMDLYIFEMYVQRLWAYLTVQQHLEKMLLLTGDEKSHMKEQALALALKYSFVTPLTSMVVTKPEGEQQVAHKPKEGKEGQGGSFLNQRISGGLSSPPMFVVQPGLPGPIGSHHAYLGRPLHHPGLGSRPGQKGSSGQRASFSVLSECLVFIGLSAPPGPPAPPGLFAPQMGYLDRPDYDYGVSLMDTDGIRDTVPAPTVVSPQKFRFLLPALSSGPLTSPRPEIICFDLDVQGEPIFRLMEDRPAELVITGQVRGTGQKGFSAISLRMGQAWHMQVNTTTITLGTDQYSWTHKNSAIVDKDSVWIHHTDRLLDMRWAEVSIKILLHQEGGDYFLWPDITGSTKIFTGLIGWLQGGHVEKHTAPMSADLRIQGLVVPASRDTAVDYRILSMPTVDCWLFQYRSVLQGNLSHLMLPTL; from the exons ATGCTTCCGCACGCTGTATTACTTCTCTGCCTTTTGCTGGCATCTACCTCTGCCAGTCCTGtgaggagagacacagagagcacacaggCATCTCCAGGAAAG AAAAAGGACCTTGACATCTACAGCTTCCACATCAAGTCTGCAGTCAGCAGCCGCTATGCCATGACTGTCATTACCAGCCGAGTTGCCAACCGCGCCAACAAGTCCCAGGAGGTGCTCTTCCATGTGGAGCTGCCCAAAAATGCCTTCATCAGCAAGTTTAGCAT gaataTGGATGGGCGTGTCTATGACGGGGTggtgaagaagaaggaggaggcaCAGTCACAGTACACAGAGGCTGTCTCCCGTGGTCAGAGTGCTGGGCTCATCAG TGCGGTAGGCCGGACTCTTGAGGAGTTCCAGACCTCAGTGACAGTGGCAGCCCACAGTAAAGTGACATTTGAGCTGACCTATGAGGAACTGCTAAAGCGGAGACTGGGCCAGTATGAGCTGCTTATCAAAGCCCGCCCCACTCAAGTTGTCAAAGACTTCAAG ATTGAGGTGAGAGTTTTTGAGCAGCAGGGCATCGCGTTCCTGAAAACCCAGGGCTCTCTGATCGCCGAGGGTCGGTCCAGTGCCCTGAACACCACTGTGTCAGAGAAAGAG GCATTGGTGCAGTTCACTCCCTCCCTGGAACAACAGTGCCCCAGCTGTGGGGATGCAGGACTTAATGGAGATCTGCTTCTCACCTATGATGTCAACAGGCCCCAGTCAAAGGGAGAAATACAG gTGTCTCGGGGATACTTTGTCCATTACTTTGCTCCCACTGGCCTCCCTCGCATTCCCAAAAATGTAGTGTTCATTATCGACCAGAGTGGCTCCATGCATGGCCGCAAGATAgaacag ACTCGTGAGGCACTGCTGAAGATTCTGGGAGACATACCTGAAGAGGATCATTTTGGCCTGATCACTTTTGATAATCAGGTGTTCCCCTGGAAAACTGACCTGGTCCCAGCCACCTCTGACTACCTGTCTGCTGCCCGCACCTTTGTCAAGGGCATCATGGACAGAGGCT CGACGGACATAAACGAAGCGCTGCTGCAGGGGGTGCAAATGCTGAACCGCTTCAAAGAGACCCACCCTCAAAAGGATACTGCCTCCATCCTCATACTGCTCACCGATGGAGACCCCACCTCTG GAGTGACCAACCTGAAGCAGATCCAGACCAACGTGAAGGAAGCTATCGGGAAGAAATACACACTCTACTGTCTGGGCTTCGGTTTTGACGTCAACTATGAGTTCCTGGAAAAGATGGCACTGGAGAATGAGGGTGTAGCCAGGAGAATCTACTCTGACTCAGATGCagccctgcagctgcag GGGTTCTATGAGGAAGTGGCCACACCTCTCTTGCTGAACATTCGGCTGAACTACACCGGTGTGTCCAACCTCACCCAAACCCAGTTTGCCCAGTATTACAACGGTTCCGAGATTGTGGTCTGCGGTCTGGTCACAGACAACGACTTGGAAGCACTCACAGCAGAGGTCAAGGCTAACACG AAGGATGAGGCGGTTGTATTCCGGGCCACCTTGGAGGACCAAAAGGCCATGTCTGAGATTATGGACTTATACATCTTTGAGATGTATGTCCAGAGACTGTGGGCCTATCTCACCGTGCAGCAGCACTTGGAGAAAAT GCTATTGTTGACAGGAGATGAGAAGTCTCATATGAAAGAGCAGGCCCTGGCCCTGGCTCTGAAGTACAGCTTTGTGACTCCCCTCACGTCCATGGTAGTCACCAAGCCTGAGGGTGAACAGCAGGTGGCCCACAAACCCAAGGAGGGCAAGGAGGGCCAAGGGGGATCTTTCCTCAACCAGAGAATTTCAG gcggCTTATCTTCACCTCCTATGTTCGTGGTGCAGCCAGGGTTGCCAG GCCCAATTGGATCTCACCACGCCTATCTAG GACGTCCCCTGCACCACCCAG GCCTTGGAAGTCGGCCTGGCCAAAAAG GTTCATCTGGCCAACGAG CTtctttttctgttctctctgaatGCTTAGTTTTTATAGGTCTGTCTGCCCCACCAG GTCCGCCTGCCCCACCAG GTTTATTTGCACCACAGATGGGCTATCTAG ACCGCCCCGATTATGACTATGGGGTTTCAC TTATGGATACAGATGGCATTAGAGATACAGTACCAGCACCAACTG TTGTCAGTCCCCAAAAATTCAGgttcctcctccctgccctcagCTCTGGGCCCCTCACGTCCCCCAGGCCTGAAATAATCTGCTTTGACTTGGACGTTCAAGGGGAGCCTATCTTTCGTCTGATGGAGGACAGACCTGCAG AACTCGTCATCACGGGACAGGTGAGAGGGACGGGCCAGAAGGGGTTCAGCGCCATCTCTCTTCGCATGGGCCAGGCCTGGCACATGCAGGTCAACACCACTACCATCACACTTGGCACGGACCAATACTCCTGGACCCATAAAAACTCTGCCATTGTTGATAAGGACAG TGTATGGATCCATCACACGGACAGGCTGCTGGACATGCGTTGGGCAGAGGTGTCCATCAAAATCCTGCTCCACCAAGAGGGAGGGGATTACTTCTTGTGGCCAGACATCACTGGATCTACTAAAATTTTTACTGGGCTGATAG GATGGCTCCAAGGTGGTCATGTAGAAAAGCATACAGCCCCTATGTCAGCTGATCTCCGCATCCAAGGACTAGTGGTGCCAGCATCCAG GGACACTGCTGTGGACTATAGAATCCTCTCCATGCCCACTGTGGACTGCTGGCTGTTCCAATATCGATCAGTCCTCCAGGGGAACCTGAGTCACCTTATGCTACCCACACTTTAG
- the LOC135237274 gene encoding inter-alpha-trypsin inhibitor heavy chain H3-like isoform X29, translating to MLPHAVLLLCLLLASTSASPVRRDTESTQASPGKKKDLDIYSFHIKSAVSSRYAMTVITSRVANRANKSQEVLFHVELPKNAFISKFSMNMDGRVYDGVVKKKEEAQSQYTEAVSRGQSAGLISAVGRTLEEFQTSVTVAAHSKVTFELTYEELLKRRLGQYELLIKARPTQVVKDFKIEVRVFEQQGIAFLKTQGSLIAEGRSSALNTTVSEKEALVQFTPSLEQQCPSCGDAGLNGDLLLTYDVNRPQSKGEIQVSRGYFVHYFAPTGLPRIPKNVVFIIDQSGSMHGRKIEQTREALLKILGDIPEEDHFGLITFDNQVFPWKTDLVPATSDYLSAARTFVKGIMDRGSTDINEALLQGVQMLNRFKETHPQKDTASILILLTDGDPTSGVTNLKQIQTNVKEAIGKKYTLYCLGFGFDVNYEFLEKMALENEGVARRIYSDSDAALQLQGFYEEVATPLLLNIRLNYTGVSNLTQTQFAQYYNGSEIVVCGLVTDNDLEALTAEVKANTKDEAVVFRATLEDQKAMSEIMDLYIFEMYVQRLWAYLTVQQHLEKMLLLTGDEKSHMKEQALALALKYSFVTPLTSMVVTKPEGEQQVAHKPKEGKEGQGGSFLNQRISGGLSSPPMFVVQPGLPGPIGSHHAYLGRPLHHPGLGSRPGQKGSSGQRVFIGLSAPPGPPAPPDRPDYDYGVSLMDTDGIRDTVPAPTVVSPQKFRFLLPALSSGPLTSPRPEIICFDLDVQGEPIFRLMEDRPAELVITGQVRGTGQKGFSAISLRMGQAWHMQVNTTTITLGTDQYSWTHKNSAIVDKDSVWIHHTDRLLDMRWAEVSIKILLHQEGGDYFLWPDITGSTKIFTGLIGWLQGGHVEKHTAPMSADLRIQGLVVPASRDTAVDYRILSMPTVDCWLFQYRSVLQGNLSHLMLPTL from the exons ATGCTTCCGCACGCTGTATTACTTCTCTGCCTTTTGCTGGCATCTACCTCTGCCAGTCCTGtgaggagagacacagagagcacacaggCATCTCCAGGAAAG AAAAAGGACCTTGACATCTACAGCTTCCACATCAAGTCTGCAGTCAGCAGCCGCTATGCCATGACTGTCATTACCAGCCGAGTTGCCAACCGCGCCAACAAGTCCCAGGAGGTGCTCTTCCATGTGGAGCTGCCCAAAAATGCCTTCATCAGCAAGTTTAGCAT gaataTGGATGGGCGTGTCTATGACGGGGTggtgaagaagaaggaggaggcaCAGTCACAGTACACAGAGGCTGTCTCCCGTGGTCAGAGTGCTGGGCTCATCAG TGCGGTAGGCCGGACTCTTGAGGAGTTCCAGACCTCAGTGACAGTGGCAGCCCACAGTAAAGTGACATTTGAGCTGACCTATGAGGAACTGCTAAAGCGGAGACTGGGCCAGTATGAGCTGCTTATCAAAGCCCGCCCCACTCAAGTTGTCAAAGACTTCAAG ATTGAGGTGAGAGTTTTTGAGCAGCAGGGCATCGCGTTCCTGAAAACCCAGGGCTCTCTGATCGCCGAGGGTCGGTCCAGTGCCCTGAACACCACTGTGTCAGAGAAAGAG GCATTGGTGCAGTTCACTCCCTCCCTGGAACAACAGTGCCCCAGCTGTGGGGATGCAGGACTTAATGGAGATCTGCTTCTCACCTATGATGTCAACAGGCCCCAGTCAAAGGGAGAAATACAG gTGTCTCGGGGATACTTTGTCCATTACTTTGCTCCCACTGGCCTCCCTCGCATTCCCAAAAATGTAGTGTTCATTATCGACCAGAGTGGCTCCATGCATGGCCGCAAGATAgaacag ACTCGTGAGGCACTGCTGAAGATTCTGGGAGACATACCTGAAGAGGATCATTTTGGCCTGATCACTTTTGATAATCAGGTGTTCCCCTGGAAAACTGACCTGGTCCCAGCCACCTCTGACTACCTGTCTGCTGCCCGCACCTTTGTCAAGGGCATCATGGACAGAGGCT CGACGGACATAAACGAAGCGCTGCTGCAGGGGGTGCAAATGCTGAACCGCTTCAAAGAGACCCACCCTCAAAAGGATACTGCCTCCATCCTCATACTGCTCACCGATGGAGACCCCACCTCTG GAGTGACCAACCTGAAGCAGATCCAGACCAACGTGAAGGAAGCTATCGGGAAGAAATACACACTCTACTGTCTGGGCTTCGGTTTTGACGTCAACTATGAGTTCCTGGAAAAGATGGCACTGGAGAATGAGGGTGTAGCCAGGAGAATCTACTCTGACTCAGATGCagccctgcagctgcag GGGTTCTATGAGGAAGTGGCCACACCTCTCTTGCTGAACATTCGGCTGAACTACACCGGTGTGTCCAACCTCACCCAAACCCAGTTTGCCCAGTATTACAACGGTTCCGAGATTGTGGTCTGCGGTCTGGTCACAGACAACGACTTGGAAGCACTCACAGCAGAGGTCAAGGCTAACACG AAGGATGAGGCGGTTGTATTCCGGGCCACCTTGGAGGACCAAAAGGCCATGTCTGAGATTATGGACTTATACATCTTTGAGATGTATGTCCAGAGACTGTGGGCCTATCTCACCGTGCAGCAGCACTTGGAGAAAAT GCTATTGTTGACAGGAGATGAGAAGTCTCATATGAAAGAGCAGGCCCTGGCCCTGGCTCTGAAGTACAGCTTTGTGACTCCCCTCACGTCCATGGTAGTCACCAAGCCTGAGGGTGAACAGCAGGTGGCCCACAAACCCAAGGAGGGCAAGGAGGGCCAAGGGGGATCTTTCCTCAACCAGAGAATTTCAG gcggCTTATCTTCACCTCCTATGTTCGTGGTGCAGCCAGGGTTGCCAG GCCCAATTGGATCTCACCACGCCTATCTAG GACGTCCCCTGCACCACCCAG GCCTTGGAAGTCGGCCTGGCCAAAAAG GTTCATCTGGCCAACGAG TTTTTATAGGTCTGTCTGCCCCACCAG GTCCGCCTGCCCCACCAG ACCGCCCCGATTATGACTATGGGGTTTCAC TTATGGATACAGATGGCATTAGAGATACAGTACCAGCACCAACTG TTGTCAGTCCCCAAAAATTCAGgttcctcctccctgccctcagCTCTGGGCCCCTCACGTCCCCCAGGCCTGAAATAATCTGCTTTGACTTGGACGTTCAAGGGGAGCCTATCTTTCGTCTGATGGAGGACAGACCTGCAG AACTCGTCATCACGGGACAGGTGAGAGGGACGGGCCAGAAGGGGTTCAGCGCCATCTCTCTTCGCATGGGCCAGGCCTGGCACATGCAGGTCAACACCACTACCATCACACTTGGCACGGACCAATACTCCTGGACCCATAAAAACTCTGCCATTGTTGATAAGGACAG TGTATGGATCCATCACACGGACAGGCTGCTGGACATGCGTTGGGCAGAGGTGTCCATCAAAATCCTGCTCCACCAAGAGGGAGGGGATTACTTCTTGTGGCCAGACATCACTGGATCTACTAAAATTTTTACTGGGCTGATAG GATGGCTCCAAGGTGGTCATGTAGAAAAGCATACAGCCCCTATGTCAGCTGATCTCCGCATCCAAGGACTAGTGGTGCCAGCATCCAG GGACACTGCTGTGGACTATAGAATCCTCTCCATGCCCACTGTGGACTGCTGGCTGTTCCAATATCGATCAGTCCTCCAGGGGAACCTGAGTCACCTTATGCTACCCACACTTTAG